The following proteins are co-located in the Vigna angularis cultivar LongXiaoDou No.4 chromosome 2, ASM1680809v1, whole genome shotgun sequence genome:
- the LOC128195286 gene encoding uncharacterized protein LOC128195286, which translates to MVKITVISYYRRFIEGFSKIVAPLTELTRKDHPFAWTDRCEASFQELKQKLTSAPVWVIPDTAKPFEVCCDASHQGLGCVLMQEKRAVAYASRQLKIHEKNYPTHDLELAAVVFALKIWRHYLEKQSADEDLRISSNVFDRIREKQSADEYLMKILSALGSDKAKYFNTGTDGLLQYRDRMCVPNDGELKRIILEEGYQSRLSMHPGMTKMYQDLRKSFWWLGMKSDVACFVASCLTCQRAKAEHQRPGGLLQQLEIPEWKWDSISMDFVTHLPHTVKNHDSIWVIVDRLTKSAHFLAVNLKMSMTKLAQLYINKIEGEKVLTGPELIQQTTEKVKLIQDRLKTTRSRQKSYADKRRRPLEFAAGDHVFLRLNPTTRVGRVVRPKKLSPKFVGPYQILRRIGPVAYEFSLPPQLSNLHPVFHVSQLRKYIADPSHVLELEDVHFCQDRTLEMQPVRVEDSRTKYYKRKAIRLVRVVWDEKTSDSTWEVEDAMRDMYPHLFSVKS; encoded by the exons atggtaaaaattaccgttatcagCTACTATAGGCGCTTTATTGAAGGattctctaagatagtagcTCCGTTAACTGAGCTGACCAGAAAAGATCACCCGTTCGcgtggaccgatcggtgtgaagctAGTTTCCAAGAACTAAAGCAgaaattgacgagcgctccagtctGGGTTATTCCTGACACGGCCAAACCGTTCGAAGTCTGCTGCGATGCTTCTCATCAAGGTTTGGGCTGTGTGCTTATGCAAGAGAAGAGAGCAGTCGCGTACGCTTCTCGACAACTGAAGATCCACGAGAAGAATTATCCTacgcacgacctggagttgGCAGCTGTAGTATTTGcattgaagatttggaggcactatTT AGAGAAGCAATCGGCGGATGAAGACCTTCGAATATCCAGTAACGTCTTTGACCGAATCAGAGAGAAGCAATCGGCGGATGAATACCTGATGAAGATTTTGAGCGCACTCGGCTCAGACAAAGCAAAGTACTTCAATACCGGAACGGATGGTCTCCTTCAATATAGAGACAGGATGTGCGTTCCAAAcgatggcgagctgaagaggATCATTCTTGAGGAAGGGTATCAAAGTCGCCTTAGCatgcaccctggcatgactaagatgtatcaagacctcagaAAATCTTTCTGGTGGctaggaatgaagagtgatgtcgcttgTTTTGTAGCATCCTGTTTGACTTGTCAACGAGCAAAGGCTGAGCATCAGAGACCGGGCGGTCTACTACAACAGTTGGAGATTcctgaatggaagtgggacagcatttcGATGGATTTCGTGACCCACTTGCCTCATACGGTCAAGAATCACGACTCAATCTGGGTGATAGTGGATCGGCTGACGAAGAGCGCACACTTCTTAGctgtcaacttgaagatgtccaTGACGAAGCTTGCACAACTCTACATCAACAAGATT GAAGGAGAGAAGGTGTTGACTGGACCTGAACTTATTCAGCAGACAACCGAGAAGGTGAAATTGATTCAAGACAGATTGAAGACGACGAGGAGCAGACAGAAGTCCTACGCTGACAAGAGAAGAAGGCCTTTGGAGTTCGCTGCAGGAGACCATGTCTTTCTTAGACTGAACCCAACTACTAGAGTAGGCAGAGTCGTTCGTCCCaagaagttgtctcccaagTTCGTTGGACCTTACCAAATCTTAAGGAGAATTGGACCAGTTGCGTACGAGTTTTCCTTGCCTCCTCAACTGTCCAATCTTCATCCAGTCTTCCACGTTTCTCAACTTCGGAAGTACATAGCCGACCCTTCTCATGTACTGGAGTTAGAGGACGTTCATTTTTGTCAAGACCGCACGCTGGAGATGCAACCAGTCCGGGTTGAAGACAGCcgcaccaagtactacaagAGGAAAGCCATCAGATTGGTGAGAGTGGTGTGGGACGAGAAGACTAGCGACTCTACATGGGAAGTGGAGGATGCCATGAGAGACATGTATCCTCATCTGTTTTCGGTTAAGTCttaa
- the LOC128195636 gene encoding uncharacterized protein LOC128195636 — MFCNQCLFSLMLQMKVQWKPEHETQIHRNFHMKASHRLSEMFRDARIAGQRPNWLGEHIWNSLLAHWNTVEFRNKCAKAQRNRASERGGTLHTGGSITIHEHAIRMAQALGRAVHVDEVFAQTHVRKGTDQFVDERSRKTHEDFSTRLSQVRSEHESAPTPDDASNADDDIRRTQCWIDTVGGKKKGRVYGAGQLAANYTASRGGTLKHQPSSSTSTPDEVLQLRRELHERDQELTDLRAEFTNLKALVMTVLPQTSQDVQNIPPTQSRPSSSPAATQQPTSVQPSSVQPTPVQPSIEEQDDENHSDDSYVHY; from the exons atgttctgtaatcaatgtttgttctctttaatgttacagatgaaggtgcagtggaaacctgaacatgaaactcagatacacagaaatttccacatgaaagcatctcatcggctgtcagagatgtttagggatgcccggaTTGCAGGACAGCGCCCTAACTGGCTGGGTGAgcacatttggaactctttactggcccattggaatacagtagagttccgcaataagtgtgccaaagcccagcggaacagagcgtctgaaaggggtggcaccctgcatactggtgggtcgatcaccattcatgagcatgccattcgtatg gcacaggctctaggacgggcggtccatgttgatgaggtctttgcacagactcatgttcggaagggaactgatcaatttgttgatgaaagatctcggaagactcat gaagacttttctacgagactttcacaggttagatctgaacatgagtcagctcctacaccggatgatgccagtaatgcagatgatgacatccgtaggacGCAGTGCTGGATCGACaccgttggtgggaagaaaaagggacgagtctATGGTGCGGGACagcttgctgcaaactatacagcatccagaggaggtactctgaagcaccagccttcttcttccaccagtaCTCCTGACGAGGTTCTTCAACTCAGGCGGGAACTCCATGAACGTGACCAGGAGCTCACTGATCTCAGAGCAGAGTTTACAAATTTGAAGGCCCTGGTCATGACTGTCTTGCCTCAAACCTCACAGGACGTACAAAATATCCCTCCCACCCAATCACGACCTTCCTCATCACCTGCTGCCACTCAGCAGCCCActtcagtccaaccctcatcagtccaacccacaccagtccagccatcaatagaggagcaggatgatgaaaatcattctgatgatagttatgtacattattag
- the LOC128195548 gene encoding uncharacterized protein LOC128195548: MDDGSPCLLYILEEDEMVLVARGTEFRSATVCHGMQLLEDEVKVSVDEMIMPDASVPLSTEEIFTVEQAYKSFITWPKFLVKPVSDPSTQEQQKIPLSEDDPLSSLHLLADILDDKPLEVQYDANVFGHGSEVPIYLNSQDVRELASGTQELNISIIQLWTMYMSGVTNKLGRSDDYGFIDPQDIHESNDFDHINMRMISSFRRGKKIYFLPYISGRHWQLLVMSVQDNYALWFCSLHRPPPTQLRQAIDW, encoded by the exons atggacgatggtagtccatgtctgctatacattttagaagaagatgagatggtgctggtagctcgtggaacagagtttaggtcagcgactgtatgtcatggtatgcaactattagaggatgaggtgaaggtctcagtggatgaaatgatcatgccagatgcctcggttccactgtccacggaagagattttcactgtggaacaagcatataagtcgtttatcacttggcctaaatttttggttaaaccagtttctgacccctcg acgcaggaacaacagaagattcctctatctgaggatgaccctctttcttcattgcatctacttgctgacatccttgatgataagcctttggaggttcagtatgatgctaatgtatttgggcatggctctgaggtcccaatataccttaatagccaagatgtccgtgagcttgcgtcgggaacacaagagttgaatatttcaattattcaactatggacgat gtatatgtctggggtcactaataagttggggcgttctgatgattatggattcattgatccccaagacattcatgaatcaaatgattttgatcatATCAACATGAGAATGATAAGCAGTTTTcgaaggggcaagaaaatatactttttgccttatatatccgg gcgccattggcaacttcttgttatgtctgtgcaagacaactatgctttgtggttctgctcattgcacaggcctcctcccacacaactcagacaagcaattgattggtaa
- the LOC128195287 gene encoding pollen-specific leucine-rich repeat extensin-like protein 4 produces MAHYPNHRGWMYDRCYSGRRGLKESFVIGVEEFVETARRYQYYALDGGIRCPCIKCECTSILKDEVVKVHLYQKGFMPNYTVWTFHGEEIPSTSTAAEKRLASVMTGQGTERPDKGKGVARPTKRKRQAPKYVLRVPARLPTPAPGSSSSVGPPPTPSIQTPTPAVDPTPPPRAVHPSTTTAVDPSPPPAAHPSTTPAADPLPPPLIATPTPPPIVITPTPLPDPTSIPSSSSVPPSETVTPLGDPDSSGDAEDLDPPLHDRPWIEPYGKGFIPSRVASQAITRSIKQQFLTPWPTWGAIPHDDRKPFWQHFQVSNLLH; encoded by the exons atggcccattatcccaaccatcgtggatggatgtatgaccgttgttatagtggaaggagaggtttgaaagAATCCtttgtcatcggagttgaagagttcgTGGAGACGGCAcgacgatatcaatattatgcccttgatggagggattcgatgtccatgcatcaagtgcgaatgtacaagcATTCTGAAAGATGAAGTTGTCAAAGTTCAcctttaccaaaaagggttcatgcctaattacacggtctggacatttcatggtgaagaaattccttcgacCTCCACTGCAGCTGAAAAacggcttgcatcag taatgacaggacaaggtaCAGAgcgtcctgataaaggaaaaggGGTAGCAAGGCCTACAAAGAGGAAACGgcaggcaccaaagtatgtacttagggtgcctgctagaCTACCTACCCCTGCTCCCGGTAGTtcatcatctgtggggcctcctcctacccctagtATACAAACTCCTACACCAgcagtagaccctactcctCCTCCTCGTGCAGTACACCCTTCTACTACCACTGCAGTAgacccttctcctcctcctgcaGCACACCCTTCTACAACCCCTGCagcagaccctcttcctcctcctcttattgccacccccactcctccccctattgttattacccccactcctctccctgaccctacttctataccttcctcatcttctgtacctccttctgagactgtcacaccacttggtgatccagattcaagtggtgatgcTGAAGAtcttgacccgcccctccatgatcgaccatggattgagccctatggtaaagg gtttattccatctagggttgcttcccaggccatcacacgttcaataaagcaacagtttttaactccatggcctacttggggagcaatacctcATGACGACAGAAAGCCATTCTGGCAGCACTTTCAGGTGAGCAATCTATTACACTAA